A genomic region of Capnocytophaga canimorsus contains the following coding sequences:
- a CDS encoding N-acetylmuramoyl-L-alanine amidase gives MIGLFWGTSLAFSQNNTPFKVVLDAGHGGKDPGKAVGKIYEKDIVLSVVLEVGRILSSQKDIKVIYTRDKDIAVDLYERGAIANRAKADVFISVHCNSHKTQAHGAETFVLGLHQSEQNFEVAKTENEVIYLEDDYQARYADYNINSPETFIGLSIVQEEFLEQSIQLAKTIQNNFTHKMKRLNRGVKQAGFIVLHQTYMPSVLIETGFVTNTQERTFLTSKKGQQEFAQNIADAIISYKKWIEGKSTRDVYLPITSNELNTNLVYKVQISTSHKKIETKPYNFNKLSPISVEKNGKIYRYAYGNVHRFAEAQKLLAQARKAGYKDAFIVAYYHDKKISVAEAKRKENR, from the coding sequence ATGATAGGGCTTTTTTGGGGAACATCGTTAGCATTTTCACAAAACAACACGCCCTTTAAAGTAGTTTTAGATGCTGGACACGGCGGAAAAGACCCCGGAAAAGCCGTAGGGAAGATTTATGAAAAAGATATCGTTTTGAGTGTTGTTTTGGAAGTAGGTAGGATTTTAAGCTCACAAAAAGATATCAAAGTTATTTACACCCGCGATAAAGATATTGCAGTAGATTTGTACGAACGTGGTGCTATTGCCAACAGAGCCAAAGCTGATGTTTTTATCTCTGTACATTGTAATTCACATAAAACTCAAGCTCACGGTGCAGAAACTTTTGTGTTAGGTTTACACCAAAGTGAACAAAATTTCGAAGTGGCAAAAACAGAAAACGAAGTAATTTATTTGGAAGATGATTATCAAGCACGTTATGCCGATTACAATATCAACTCACCAGAAACGTTCATTGGACTTTCTATTGTTCAGGAGGAGTTTTTAGAACAAAGCATTCAACTGGCAAAAACCATTCAGAATAATTTCACCCACAAAATGAAGCGTCTCAATCGTGGGGTTAAACAGGCTGGTTTTATTGTACTTCACCAAACCTATATGCCTAGTGTGCTTATCGAAACTGGGTTTGTAACCAACACTCAAGAAAGAACTTTTCTTACCTCAAAAAAAGGACAACAGGAGTTTGCCCAAAATATAGCCGATGCCATTATTTCCTACAAAAAATGGATAGAGGGTAAAAGTACGCGTGATGTGTACCTTCCGATAACTTCTAATGAGTTGAATACTAATTTGGTGTATAAGGTGCAAATATCTACCAGCCATAAAAAAATAGAGACAAAGCCTTATAATTTTAATAAATTGTCGCCTATTTCGGTGGAAAAAAACGGTAAAATTTATCGGTATGCTTACGGAAATGTTCATCGTTTTGCTGAGGCTCAAAAGTTGTTGGCACAAGCTAGGAAAGCAGGATATAAAGATGCGTTTATTGTAGCATATTATCACGACAAAAAAATATCGGTTGCCGAAGCCAAACGAAAAGAAAATAGATAA
- a CDS encoding DUF3467 domain-containing protein yields the protein MEDLTQKEGQLSIELDEKTADGVYSNLAVINHSPSEFVVDFINVMPGVPKARVRSRVILTPQHAKRLLGALAENIQRFEKAHGTIVEQEQQSAIPLFGLQGEA from the coding sequence ATGGAAGATTTAACTCAAAAGGAAGGACAGTTAAGTATTGAATTGGATGAAAAAACAGCCGATGGAGTGTACTCAAATTTGGCAGTCATAAATCATTCGCCTTCAGAATTTGTAGTTGATTTTATTAACGTTATGCCAGGTGTACCTAAGGCTCGTGTAAGAAGTCGGGTAATACTAACTCCTCAACACGCTAAGCGTTTGCTTGGTGCACTTGCTGAAAACATTCAGCGCTTTGAAAAAGCTCACGGAACTATTGTTGAGCAAGAGCAACAATCTGCCATTCCGCTTTTTGGATTGCAAGGAGAGGCTTAA
- the nrdG gene encoding anaerobic ribonucleoside-triphosphate reductase activating protein, protein MAILRYSEYDIVLQEVPNEISLCFTITGCPLACEGCHSEHIWNPNCGQPLTLSLLEKLIEKYEGTISCVLFMGGEWNIDQLLKFIAIAKENNLKTALYTGLNIKQVARKYPQLLERLDYIKTGKWIPSLGGLDSKTTNQHLLEIKTGKILNHFFRKE, encoded by the coding sequence ATGGCAATACTGCGATATAGCGAGTATGATATTGTTTTACAGGAAGTTCCTAATGAAATTTCGCTTTGTTTTACGATAACGGGTTGTCCGTTAGCTTGTGAGGGGTGCCACTCTGAGCATATCTGGAATCCTAATTGTGGACAACCTTTAACGCTTAGTTTGTTGGAAAAACTCATTGAAAAGTATGAGGGAACTATCAGTTGTGTGCTTTTTATGGGAGGAGAATGGAATATTGATCAGCTGCTGAAATTTATTGCAATTGCAAAAGAAAACAATTTAAAAACAGCACTTTACACGGGGTTAAACATCAAGCAGGTAGCTCGAAAATACCCACAATTATTGGAGCGTTTGGATTACATCAAAACAGGCAAATGGATTCCCTCATTAGGCGGACTTGATAGCAAAACCACAAACCAACATCTGTTAGAAATCAAAACGGGAAAAATATTAAACCATTTCTTTCGGAAGGAATAA
- the nrdD gene encoding anaerobic ribonucleoside-triphosphate reductase produces the protein MSKFTKLTPEQLKTKCNFIENYLTSQNAASGSLFDSNANVSNKNIATMEAELNKDINIQVNRMLVSRKIAQLFGQDLADEYIRQIEEHEIYVHDETSLKPYCVSVSMYPLLLDGLLKLGGESKAPKHLASFCGSFVNFLFSVSSQFAGAVATVEFLMYFDYFARKDYGNDYLKTHTKIVENEMQHVVYAINQPAAARGYQSVFWNISLYDKPYFDSMFGNFVFPDGSKPIYESLDKIQKYFMKWFNNERKKAILTFPVVTAAMLTKDKRVHDENFANFCAEELSEGNAFFIYQSDNADSLASCCRLRNEISDNTFSYSLGAGGVSTGSINVITINMNRLYQKGLSLEKMIDNIHKYQVAYRAIIQDYKDAKMLPVYDAGFISLDKQFLTIGINGMVEAAEFLGLKISDNEEYKSFVNKNLKLIYEKNKEAKAKYGYMFNTEFVPAENLGVKNANWDKSDGLFVPRDCYNSYFYVVEDESVNIIDKFFMHGHEYIQFLDGGSAYHCNLEEYPTQEGFLKLLNVAAKTGCNYFCFNVKVTYCNSCGYINKHTTDHCVKCHSTDVDYATRIIGYLKKVSNFSKDRQKEAQKRYYGNTAI, from the coding sequence ATGTCAAAATTCACAAAATTAACGCCCGAACAACTAAAAACGAAATGTAATTTTATTGAGAATTACCTAACATCGCAAAATGCAGCGAGTGGTTCTTTGTTTGATTCTAATGCTAACGTTTCTAACAAAAACATAGCTACGATGGAAGCCGAACTGAATAAAGATATTAATATTCAGGTGAATAGAATGTTGGTTTCACGCAAGATTGCTCAGCTTTTTGGTCAGGATTTAGCCGATGAATACATCAGGCAAATTGAAGAACACGAAATTTATGTACACGACGAAACTAGTCTGAAACCTTATTGCGTGAGCGTTTCGATGTATCCTCTCTTGCTTGATGGACTGTTGAAACTTGGTGGCGAATCCAAAGCTCCGAAGCATTTAGCGAGTTTTTGTGGCTCGTTTGTAAATTTCTTATTTTCAGTATCTTCTCAATTTGCAGGAGCAGTAGCAACCGTTGAATTTTTGATGTATTTTGACTATTTCGCTCGAAAAGACTACGGGAATGATTATCTAAAAACACACACAAAAATAGTAGAAAACGAAATGCAACACGTGGTGTATGCTATCAATCAACCTGCGGCGGCACGTGGTTATCAATCTGTTTTTTGGAATATTTCTTTGTACGACAAACCTTATTTCGATTCGATGTTCGGGAATTTTGTTTTCCCCGACGGAAGTAAACCAATTTATGAATCGCTGGATAAAATCCAAAAATATTTTATGAAATGGTTTAATAATGAACGAAAAAAAGCCATTCTGACTTTTCCTGTGGTTACGGCGGCGATGCTAACCAAGGACAAAAGAGTTCACGATGAAAATTTTGCCAACTTCTGTGCCGAAGAACTTAGCGAAGGAAACGCATTTTTCATTTATCAGTCCGATAATGCCGATTCTCTAGCGAGTTGTTGCCGTTTGCGAAATGAAATTTCGGACAATACGTTCAGTTATTCGCTGGGTGCGGGAGGCGTTTCCACAGGAAGTATCAATGTTATTACCATTAATATGAACCGATTGTATCAAAAAGGGCTTTCTTTGGAAAAAATGATTGATAATATTCATAAATATCAGGTTGCGTATCGTGCTATTATTCAGGATTATAAAGATGCTAAAATGCTTCCCGTGTATGATGCTGGATTTATTTCGCTTGACAAACAATTTCTTACCATAGGAATTAACGGAATGGTGGAAGCAGCAGAATTCTTAGGGTTAAAAATATCTGATAATGAGGAATATAAATCATTTGTCAATAAAAATTTAAAGCTAATTTACGAAAAGAACAAGGAAGCCAAAGCAAAATACGGCTATATGTTTAATACAGAGTTTGTTCCTGCTGAAAATTTGGGTGTGAAAAATGCCAATTGGGATAAATCTGATGGGCTTTTTGTTCCGAGAGATTGCTATAATTCATATTTTTATGTGGTTGAAGATGAATCTGTTAATATAATAGATAAATTCTTTATGCACGGACACGAATATATCCAATTTTTGGACGGAGGCTCGGCATATCACTGCAATTTGGAAGAATATCCAACCCAAGAAGGATTTTTGAAACTACTCAATGTAGCTGCGAAAACGGGTTGTAATTATTTCTGTTTCAATGTAAAAGTAACTTATTGTAATAGTTGTGGTTATATCAATAAACACACCACTGACCATTGTGTAAAATGTCATTCCACCGATGTTGATTACGCTACTCGCATCATTGGTTATTTGAAAAAAGTAAGTAATTTCTCGAAAGACAGACAAAAGGAAGCTCAAAAAAGATATTATGGCAATACTGCGATATAG
- a CDS encoding HD domain-containing protein, which translates to MILEKEIQFILTLDALKNVQRRNYIADDSRRENSAEHSWQIMVFAQILYPYAKNKERIDLAKVVRMLSIHDVVEIDAGDTFAFDEQAMQGKYERELASAKRIFGILDEPLQSEFLNLWLEFEAAQTPDAIFACAVDRITPFILNTHTQAKSWRGAGVTEAQIRKVIENAVKRASEALGEAFDVLLQKALEEGKIVK; encoded by the coding sequence ATGATTTTAGAAAAAGAAATTCAATTTATTTTAACGCTTGATGCGCTAAAAAACGTACAGCGCCGAAATTACATCGCAGACGATTCGCGCAGAGAGAACAGCGCTGAACATAGTTGGCAAATAATGGTTTTTGCTCAAATTTTGTATCCGTATGCCAAAAATAAAGAACGTATTGACCTTGCAAAAGTGGTGCGTATGCTTTCCATTCACGATGTGGTGGAAATTGACGCTGGGGATACTTTCGCTTTTGACGAACAAGCAATGCAAGGCAAATACGAACGGGAATTAGCCTCTGCAAAACGAATTTTTGGAATATTGGACGAACCCTTACAAAGCGAATTTCTCAATCTTTGGTTGGAATTTGAAGCCGCACAAACCCCCGATGCTATTTTCGCTTGTGCCGTAGATCGAATTACTCCTTTTATACTCAATACCCACACTCAGGCAAAAAGTTGGCGAGGGGCTGGCGTTACTGAAGCTCAAATACGTAAAGTGATTGAAAATGCTGTAAAACGCGCTTCTGAAGCCTTAGGAGAAGCCTTTGACGTTTTGCTACAAAAAGCCTTAGAAGAAGGAAAAATTGTGAAATAA
- a CDS encoding RidA family protein → MKKQIIFTEKAPAPIGPYNQAVLAGNTLYVSGQIPVDPQTGEVVKGVEKATKQVMENLKAVLEVAGATFENVVKTTIFLTDMNDFAQVNAIYGEYFDDATAPARETVQVANLPKFVEVEISCIAIL, encoded by the coding sequence ATGAAAAAACAAATCATTTTTACAGAAAAAGCACCTGCTCCAATAGGTCCTTACAATCAAGCTGTTTTAGCGGGAAATACGTTATACGTTTCAGGACAAATCCCCGTTGACCCTCAAACAGGTGAAGTAGTAAAAGGCGTTGAAAAAGCGACCAAACAAGTAATGGAAAACTTAAAAGCGGTTTTGGAAGTTGCTGGAGCAACTTTTGAAAATGTAGTAAAAACGACCATTTTCTTAACCGATATGAACGATTTTGCTCAAGTAAATGCTATTTATGGTGAGTATTTTGATGATGCTACAGCCCCTGCTCGCGAAACAGTACAGGTAGCAAACTTACCCAAATTCGTAGAGGTAGAAATTTCGTGTATCGCTATTTTATAA
- a CDS encoding family 20 glycosylhydrolase — protein sequence MKLQKILFIFSLLVAISLKAQTNLAPQVIPSIQQWEGKTGYFTFSENTPLIVDKNFPQLESYISVFSNDLQSLYNFRTAVTLAQAKPQSIFFTLSSETAIPEEGYRINIDENIIVTASSTKGIFWATRTLLQMLENGGNRLPKGIINDFPMYSHRGFMLDVGRKFFTIDYLRDYIKILSYYKINEFQIHLNDNGFKVFYNDDWDKTYSAFRLQSDVFPGLAAKDGHYTKDEFRDLQKMGMLYGVNVIPEIDVPAHSLAFTHYKPEIGSDKYGRDHLDLYHPETYKFVDALYAEYLSGENPVFVGADVHIGTDEYDKGESEKYREFTDRYLKYIQKLGKNVRMWGGLRWLKGETPVHSENVVVNAWSYDWVNPELSLKEGYKLISTCDTWLYIVPAAGYYRDFLDEKWLYEEWTPEKVNRKETLPEGTKGLLGGMFAVWNDHCGNGISQQDVHIRTLPAVKVLSEKMWKRNTSVNFDTFKKLSDRMGEAPQVNLSGKVTSKTNLVIHYALNSKKERDLSENGYNELQQNKIGISKKDNSLVFKSEESFIKTPILEIGYDYRVDFNLFLNPKTIDDAILFEGRDSKVIIKKERNQFQIGFSRDGYTYYFAEKFDFEKWYELGISGDYKGTSLYVNGKQSERLEGKTYSTNNGKNKIYIQQTLVFPLQYIGSSNQKSFQGKIKNLKVIKL from the coding sequence ATGAAACTACAAAAAATATTATTCATTTTTAGCTTGTTAGTAGCTATAAGTTTAAAGGCCCAAACCAATTTGGCTCCGCAAGTAATCCCTTCAATTCAGCAATGGGAAGGAAAAACAGGGTATTTTACTTTTTCTGAAAATACACCGCTTATTGTGGATAAAAATTTCCCACAATTAGAAAGTTATATTTCTGTATTTTCCAACGACTTACAAAGCCTTTACAATTTTAGAACAGCAGTAACACTTGCTCAGGCAAAACCCCAATCCATTTTCTTTACGTTGAGTAGCGAAACAGCAATCCCTGAAGAAGGTTATCGCATCAATATTGATGAAAATATTATCGTAACTGCTTCAAGCACAAAAGGCATCTTTTGGGCAACTCGAACACTTTTGCAGATGCTCGAAAATGGTGGAAATCGTCTTCCAAAAGGAATAATTAATGATTTTCCGATGTATTCTCATCGTGGATTTATGCTCGATGTTGGGCGTAAATTCTTCACTATTGATTATCTAAGAGATTACATCAAAATTCTGTCGTACTACAAAATCAACGAATTTCAAATTCACCTGAACGACAATGGCTTCAAGGTTTTTTATAATGATGATTGGGACAAAACCTATTCGGCTTTTCGTCTGCAAAGTGATGTTTTCCCAGGACTTGCTGCCAAAGACGGACATTATACCAAAGATGAATTTCGCGATTTGCAAAAAATGGGAATGCTTTACGGCGTTAATGTAATTCCTGAAATCGACGTACCTGCTCATTCACTGGCTTTTACGCATTACAAACCTGAAATAGGAAGTGACAAATACGGTAGAGACCATTTGGATTTGTATCATCCTGAAACTTACAAGTTTGTCGATGCTCTTTATGCTGAATATTTGAGTGGAGAAAATCCTGTTTTTGTGGGTGCAGATGTTCATATCGGGACGGACGAATACGACAAAGGCGAATCGGAAAAATATCGTGAATTTACGGACAGATATCTCAAATACATTCAAAAATTAGGTAAAAACGTACGTATGTGGGGCGGATTGCGTTGGCTTAAAGGCGAAACGCCCGTACATTCGGAAAATGTAGTAGTAAATGCTTGGTCGTACGACTGGGTTAACCCTGAACTTTCACTCAAAGAGGGCTACAAACTCATTTCCACCTGCGATACGTGGCTTTATATTGTACCTGCGGCGGGATATTATCGTGATTTTCTTGATGAAAAATGGCTTTATGAAGAATGGACACCCGAAAAAGTTAATCGGAAAGAAACGCTTCCAGAAGGAACAAAAGGGCTTCTTGGCGGAATGTTTGCCGTATGGAATGACCACTGCGGTAATGGCATCAGTCAGCAAGATGTGCATATTCGCACCCTTCCTGCGGTAAAAGTATTGTCAGAGAAAATGTGGAAACGAAACACTTCAGTCAATTTCGATACTTTCAAAAAACTTTCCGACCGAATGGGAGAAGCTCCACAGGTTAATTTAAGCGGAAAAGTGACTTCCAAAACTAATTTGGTGATACATTATGCCCTCAACAGCAAGAAAGAAAGAGATTTGTCCGAAAACGGATATAACGAACTACAACAAAATAAAATCGGCATAAGCAAGAAGGATAACTCTTTAGTTTTCAAATCAGAAGAAAGTTTTATCAAAACACCTATTTTAGAAATCGGATACGATTATCGTGTGGATTTTAATCTATTTTTGAACCCAAAAACAATTGATGATGCAATTCTTTTTGAAGGGCGAGACAGCAAAGTTATTATAAAAAAAGAACGCAATCAGTTCCAAATAGGTTTCAGTCGTGACGGATATACTTACTATTTTGCAGAAAAATTCGATTTTGAAAAATGGTATGAACTCGGAATTTCAGGCGATTACAAAGGAACTTCACTTTACGTCAATGGCAAACAATCCGAACGACTAGAGGGCAAAACATATAGCACTAACAATGGGAAAAATAAAATTTACATTCAGCAAACGCTTGTTTTTCCATTGCAATACATCGGAAGTTCAAACCAAAAAAGTTTTCAAGGAAAAATTAAAAATTTGAAAGTTATTAAATTATAA
- a CDS encoding MlaD family protein: MKLSKEIKTAIIVIGGIACFFIGFNFLKSRSLFRQNNIYHVIYEHSGGLKTGTPVTVNGVQIGTVESVGLDEQTAKIKVSIACTKDFLFSKNSKAELHSSLLGGTGLQIVPVFDGAPKAESGDELKPSIQMDLLQSLSSKLEPTQLKVNHLLSKSDTTLAAVNAFLNEKTIEHMKGAVANMNAVMANLNRSSAELNHILLNNKQNLQEILSNAHKMTQHLAQFTDSLAKSDLNKTLAQTQQMIANLNTMVAQIQQGKGNVGKLVNDEQLYKNLEKATKELELLLQDFRLNPKRYVHFSVFGKKAKPYEATAQEAEKAIEE, from the coding sequence ATGAAATTATCTAAGGAAATTAAAACAGCTATTATAGTTATTGGAGGAATTGCTTGTTTCTTCATTGGGTTTAATTTTTTGAAATCGAGGTCACTTTTTAGGCAAAACAATATATATCACGTTATTTATGAGCATTCTGGTGGGCTCAAAACGGGTACTCCAGTTACGGTCAACGGCGTACAAATTGGTACGGTAGAGTCCGTTGGGCTTGATGAGCAGACGGCTAAAATTAAGGTGTCTATTGCTTGTACAAAAGATTTTTTGTTTTCAAAAAATAGTAAGGCTGAACTTCACAGTAGCCTTTTGGGTGGAACAGGGTTGCAGATTGTTCCTGTTTTTGATGGTGCTCCAAAAGCCGAATCAGGCGATGAACTTAAGCCTTCAATTCAAATGGATCTTCTTCAATCGTTAAGCAGTAAGTTAGAGCCTACACAGTTGAAAGTTAATCATTTACTATCGAAGTCGGACACTACCTTAGCTGCAGTGAATGCTTTCTTAAACGAAAAAACTATTGAACATATGAAAGGAGCCGTGGCTAATATGAATGCCGTTATGGCTAATTTGAATCGTTCCTCTGCCGAGCTTAATCATATTTTACTCAATAACAAACAAAATCTACAAGAAATTTTGAGTAACGCTCATAAAATGACTCAGCATTTGGCACAGTTTACCGATTCACTTGCCAAATCTGATCTGAATAAAACTTTGGCTCAAACCCAGCAAATGATAGCCAATCTCAATACAATGGTTGCTCAAATTCAGCAAGGAAAAGGTAATGTTGGTAAGTTAGTCAATGATGAACAATTGTATAAAAATCTGGAAAAAGCAACTAAAGAATTGGAATTATTGTTGCAAGATTTTCGCTTAAACCCGAAACGATATGTGCATTTTTCCGTTTTTGGCAAAAAAGCCAAACCTTACGAAGCCACTGCTCAAGAAGCCGAAAAAGCCATTGAAGAATAA
- a CDS encoding putative LPS assembly protein LptD codes for MLNHKQQIILLLVLLITITCFWHDKSFASKHTGFQGTERFLLFDTLKKSNKNSKANITQNRVIKKDTIKDSLTLKVTDSLKKDSLPKRKSSLDHIVKYKAKDSIIINKSKNKIVLYNQTQVQYNDIDLSAGIEVIKYDIGEVFAGRVKDSAGNYSQHPVFKQGSDVIEPDSIRFNYKNQKAIIRNSYTKQDENNIKAEVVKKENDSTYFMKNGIITTAEDLDDPDYYILVRKAKFVPNKKIVAGFSNMYIVDIPTPVALPFAYYPMVSGRTSGLIFPTFGEVNNRGYFVQNGGYYFVLNDNMDLTVTGDYYTNGSYGLQGQSSYKKRYKYSGSFNIRYENLIYSLKGFPDYNRTQMYNIQWTHSKDAKSNPNSSFSSSVNLGSSRYYQDSYNQLNTSNFLNNTLSSSISYSKTFPAYPSVNLSVTASHSQNTNTQNIEMTLPALRTSMERIYPFAKRGETKKGLLKSLNFQYSMQADNRFSTTDSLFFSKKMFDEAKNGIRHSIPVSTTTKLFKYVTLGVNSSLNEVWQFRTIRKNNFNSTISKSVIDTINGFDRFLTYNVGTSLGTTIYGTFKFNKDSKIQAIRHVMRPSVSYGYTPSFDNYYDYYVSDAYGTRSQYTRFEGGIYGTPGLSESNAMSFSLSNTLEAKIKQKDSTQTEPKKIMLLNSLNFSSSYNFVTKKFSPVTMTGGTQFFDGKMGVNFGATLNPYGIDNNGRQMEKFNIQNGGSLFRLTNANLSTNYSFSNRNKSSKSKDNTASGGRKDDLFGASRHLGEDQISSKEDEENEEENKEGQTFYKAAIPWDFNLAYSITYSNHNREKRISNNSIMFSGNVELTPKWQVGISSGYDFVNKGITYTQLRFERDLNSFRMSFNFTPIGYRTSWYFFIGIKSSMLSDLKWEKNREPDRRLN; via the coding sequence TTGCTAAACCATAAACAACAAATTATTTTACTACTGGTTTTATTGATAACCATTACTTGTTTTTGGCACGACAAGTCATTTGCGTCAAAACATACTGGTTTTCAAGGTACCGAGCGTTTTTTGTTGTTTGATACTTTAAAGAAAAGTAACAAAAATTCCAAAGCAAACATCACTCAAAACCGTGTTATCAAAAAAGATACCATAAAAGACTCACTTACCTTAAAAGTAACGGATTCTTTAAAAAAAGATAGTTTACCCAAACGAAAATCGTCGTTAGATCACATCGTGAAATATAAGGCAAAGGATAGTATCATTATCAACAAATCAAAAAACAAAATTGTATTGTACAACCAAACGCAAGTACAGTATAATGATATTGACCTAAGCGCTGGCATTGAAGTCATTAAGTATGATATCGGAGAAGTTTTTGCAGGAAGAGTAAAAGACTCGGCAGGAAATTATTCGCAACACCCTGTTTTTAAGCAAGGTAGTGATGTAATAGAGCCTGACTCTATTCGTTTCAATTACAAAAACCAAAAGGCTATTATCCGCAATTCTTATACTAAGCAAGACGAAAACAACATCAAAGCCGAAGTGGTAAAAAAAGAAAACGATTCCACCTATTTTATGAAAAATGGAATCATTACCACAGCTGAAGATTTGGACGACCCCGATTATTACATTTTGGTGCGCAAAGCCAAATTCGTTCCGAATAAAAAAATCGTAGCCGGATTTAGTAATATGTACATTGTGGATATCCCAACACCTGTAGCACTTCCTTTTGCCTATTATCCAATGGTTTCGGGGCGAACCTCGGGGCTTATTTTCCCTACTTTTGGCGAGGTAAATAATCGTGGGTATTTCGTACAAAACGGAGGATACTATTTCGTTTTGAATGACAATATGGACCTTACTGTAACAGGAGATTACTATACTAATGGTAGCTACGGACTACAAGGACAATCATCATACAAAAAACGATACAAGTACTCAGGAAGTTTTAATATTCGCTATGAAAACCTGATTTACAGCCTAAAAGGATTCCCTGACTACAATCGAACACAAATGTACAACATCCAATGGACGCACTCCAAAGATGCCAAGTCTAATCCTAATTCCAGTTTTTCTTCATCAGTAAACTTAGGAAGTAGCCGATATTACCAAGATTCTTACAATCAACTAAATACATCAAACTTTTTAAACAATACATTATCATCATCCATTTCTTATTCCAAAACATTTCCAGCTTATCCGTCAGTTAACCTTTCGGTAACCGCTTCACACTCACAAAACACTAATACACAAAACATTGAAATGACTTTGCCCGCTCTGCGTACCAGTATGGAGCGAATTTATCCGTTTGCTAAAAGAGGGGAAACCAAGAAAGGGCTTTTGAAAAGCCTTAATTTTCAATATAGTATGCAGGCTGACAATCGTTTTTCTACTACCGATAGCCTATTCTTTTCTAAAAAAATGTTTGATGAAGCCAAAAACGGAATACGACATTCTATTCCTGTGAGTACCACCACAAAACTGTTTAAATACGTTACTCTTGGGGTAAACTCATCATTGAATGAAGTTTGGCAATTCCGAACCATTCGTAAAAACAATTTTAACAGTACCATAAGTAAATCGGTTATTGACACGATAAATGGATTCGACCGTTTTTTAACATACAACGTGGGGACAAGTTTAGGAACTACCATCTATGGTACCTTCAAATTCAATAAAGATTCAAAAATACAAGCCATTCGCCACGTGATGCGCCCCTCGGTAAGCTATGGTTATACCCCTTCGTTTGACAATTATTATGATTATTACGTTTCTGATGCCTACGGAACACGTTCGCAATACACTCGTTTTGAAGGAGGTATCTACGGAACACCTGGTCTTTCGGAATCTAACGCAATGAGTTTTTCGTTAAGTAACACTTTAGAAGCCAAAATAAAACAAAAAGATAGTACCCAAACCGAACCTAAAAAAATTATGTTACTTAATAGCCTGAATTTTAGTTCAAGTTATAATTTTGTTACTAAAAAATTCAGCCCTGTAACAATGACTGGAGGAACACAATTTTTTGACGGCAAGATGGGAGTGAATTTTGGGGCAACTTTGAATCCTTACGGCATTGATAATAACGGAAGGCAAATGGAAAAATTTAATATTCAGAATGGGGGAAGTCTCTTTCGCCTTACCAACGCAAATTTATCTACCAATTATTCGTTTTCCAATAGAAACAAATCATCAAAATCAAAAGATAATACAGCCTCAGGCGGAAGAAAAGATGACCTATTTGGAGCCTCAAGACACTTAGGGGAAGACCAAATATCTTCAAAAGAAGACGAAGAAAACGAGGAAGAAAACAAAGAAGGACAAACCTTCTACAAAGCCGCCATTCCGTGGGATTTTAACCTCGCCTATTCCATTACTTACAGCAATCATAATCGAGAAAAGCGCATTTCAAATAATTCGATAATGTTCTCTGGAAATGTAGAGCTTACCCCAAAATGGCAAGTAGGGATTTCTAGCGGATATGATTTTGTAAATAAAGGGATTACTTATACCCAACTTCGCTTTGAGCGCGATTTGAATAGTTTCAGAATGAGTTTTAATTTTACTCCTATCGGATACCGAACCTCGTGGTATTTCTTTATTGGAATAAAATCATCTATGCTTTCGGATTTAAAATGGGAAAAGAACCGAGAACCCGACCGACGTTTGAATTAA